The segment agagagagagagagagagaggagcaagCCACGACCCGGCCAAGAACTCGcccgagaggaggaggaggggatgcTTCCTGGCGTCGAGctcgcgcggcggcggcgcgtgcaCTACCACGGCGACGTTGCGGCGGgggagcaccaccaccacggctcccACGCCCAATACCACCACCATCCTGGAGGAGTGGCGGGGCCCGCGCTGGCGGCGCGCATACGGCTCGAGGAGAAATTGCGCGGCGCCGGGCCGCCGTCGCTGTCGAGGTTTGTTCCTTCCCCCCTCCCCTGTTCCTTTGTTTCGTTAAGAAGACGAGTGatttagccaaaaaaaaaaaaagtaaaaaaaagggAGGAAGGGAGAAGAACCGCTGATTGATTCCAGCCGTGGAACAAGGCCAAAGATTGCGTTTTtacgggtttttttttttcagcttgATGGTATTAGAAACGATTGGAGAAGAAAAAACGGGGTTCCTGAATTCGATGGCGATCACTAGGATCTAGCAAATTCCTTGGTTTCGATGAATTACTATTGGCTCCGATCCGATTCCAGCCGGTTCTCACAATGCCCTTCCGTGACGACGCATTGCTCCGTCACAATTCATACTAGAATCGGAATACGATGATGAAGGATCTGAGCTTGTCGATCCTCTGTTTCAGAAAAATCTAGGAACCAATAGGCTTCTGAATTGCAATTGAATAATTGCATCACACGGCTAAAGCCCCGTAggatatatgttttttttaaaaggatcGTTGTGTACATCGTTATACTAGTATCGCTAAATTCAAGCATAAAAAATGTGAAATTCATGCAAGAACTATCATGTCTAGATCATTTGCATCGTATAAACCGCTGAAAATGACATTGCTTACGTGGAACGCTGTTTTCGCTAGACCAGAGAATCCATGTGGGTTAGCCTAGCTATGAGCCAGATCAGTTGGATGATGGCATCCAACTTTCTGAAAATTCCCATGTTAGATCACAAACTGACAAAAGCGCACAATGATGTGTGTAGGGGATTTGCCAACTTATGACTTCCATCTTTGTTGGGGTTCGATTTGTTTGATCCCCAGAAGGTAGGCCAAACAGCATCAACATGCGAAAGGGGTGTCCCCTTTTTCCCTGGTTTTTGTGGCTTCTGCGTCACAAAATTTGGTGTGCACCTACCCCGATTATTTTCCATCGATCGCATGATGCGTTCTAGAGGATTCTAGTGTTCTCTAGCGCCTTTGTTGTTGTAATCTTCATGGCACAGTTCTTGATGGAATCTTGCATGCGTAGCATGGCTTCAAGTTGATATTGAATTGTAGGAGCCCCTAAAAGTTCACCCTAAAGAAATATTAGTTCCTTGCCATGTGATGAGAAGCAACTTTTCAGTTTTCACCGTTTGGATCTCAAGTAATTGATCGATTAGAGAGGTAATATAAACCCAGATTGGATGACTCTGCATTCCAAATTAGGTATGACACGTCAGCAGTAACCTACTGTTAACTGGACATTGAATCAAACTACTGCTTCTGAATGGTTCGAAATTGGTCAGTGTGTTTTCCTGAAACTCTTCTGAAATGTGCCATAATCTTGAACCATAAATACCAGTATGATCAAACTGCAGGTTGATTCTCCTGTGACCTAACAATTAGCTCCATTTCATGGTCGAATCAACGCAGGTGGAGCAGGCTAATCCGGGAGCGAGACGGGAGAGCAACGTCCAGACATAGAAATCGCCAggaacagcagcagcaagaagATATCCTGGCAACCGGCGCTGAActctggccgccgccgccgccgccacccaaTCCAGCGAtcctggaggaggcggcggcgtcgaCTGGCCGTCGCGCCGAGCTGCGGCGGACGCTGTCCAAGGTCGACCTCTGCGCGGTGTGCCTGGACGAGGTGCGTGAGCGGCAGCAGCGGGTGACCAGGCTGCCGTGCTCCCACAAGTACCATTCGGAGTGCGTCCTCCCGTGGCTAGCCATCCAGCCGGACTGCCCCTGCTGCAGGACGCTTGTGCCGTCAGTGGACACACTCTCCTAGCAAGCTGCTGGTGGTGCAGACTTGACCTGTACTCACAAAAAGAAACAAACACAAAAGGAAAGCTGGTGCTGGTGAGGTGTGTCTATATATGTTATAGAAAACTATAAGttgtgatatttattttaaaaatatacaattattttgatatatattaaaaatattataacttTCTTGTAAGTCTACATGTTAGTCCTCGTAACATGTAATAGTATGATTAACTATAAATTATGTGTTGCTAGAACATGATAGGTGGGTTtatgatgaaaaaattataatgttttatatgtatatgataaaatagttgtaggttttttaaacaagtattaaaagttgtagatttttatAAAACgtgttaaaatagttgtaggtttttgaaatatATTGAACTTCATGAGGCCTGGCCTTGCACCGTGAGGTTCACACAGCCTAAATGTTTGGCTATAACTCATGAAGAAACATTAAAATGAGGATATACACGCCTACGATCGAGTAAGACTTGACCAAAATCCTTTATAACCCGTGACGGCAAACAGGATCTACGATGGAGCTCAAAACCACATGCAAAACGTGTTCGGTCGCCTAGAAGCTCGAGAGTGTTGTATCACCTATCCGTGTAATTTACACGGCGTTTGGCCAGGGATGTAAGTGTGGCGTGCGTTTCATGTATCAACATAGCAATATCGCTAATTGCTTTAACGAGACAAAAGGTATTAAAAGTTAATAACGACAAATAGATTTTCGATGGCAAATCAAACAACGCCATTTTTCGCGTCGAAAAGCCGAGATAACTCCCGTGCGTGCCAACTGATCTCCAAAAGAACTGACCTTTTAAATTGTGCCGGTCCGCACGTGCTTGATTGTCAGCTATCAGGTACGGACGCATCTTCATCGAGCGGCGCTGCCTCATGCACTACTACGGCAGCGACGCTTTGGAGGTGGTGACCGGGCGACGGGCCTCTCCACCCCCGTTGTGTCTCCGGCGCGGACGGCCAGCGTTGTGGCGGGGCGGGCCAGCACGCGCCTCGAGGAGAGGCCGCTGGCCCCGCCGTACAGGTCAGTCTCAAGGTGACCTTCTCCGCCCCTTGATGCCAGCTTTGTCGGTGGCGGCTTGGGCGGGACGAACTAAGACCTGACCTTAGGAGGCGGCCGCGTGGGGCGCGGCAAGCGGTGGGGGTGGGCACCGGGCAAGGACTTGCCTCGGCGGTTGTGGGTCAGGAGGAGGCGCCGGCCGCGAGTGGCGCATGCGCTGAGACCGGGCTAGGGACCGCGAGTGTGCTGTCGTAGTAGGCGTCGCCCGTGCTCTGCGCGGTCTGCCTCGAGGAGGTGCGGAGCTGGAGCGAAGCGGAGGTGATGAGCCGACGACGCTGCCATGCTCACACGCGTACCACCCCGGCCGGCTGAGCATGGCTCGCCGTGCACCGCGCCTGCCTAGGCCACCGTGCCATCGCCTAAGAATTGAATTGAGATGGAGCAGAAGCGTTCCTTTCATGTTACACAGCACTACCATGTTCTTGTTtatttggaaaattgtgactAGGTATTTAAGGAGAATGTTGCTCAACTGCCTCCATTttggatgagaaaaaaaaacttgctctACTGCTTTTCTTTCACTTAGCATATGGCAAAATCTTTTTTCTCCTGGAAAAATACGCCTAACAAACTTCATGATTAGACTTCATTTTGAAAGAAAACTTTTTAGGAAGCGTTAAACCCTCTGGGGCCACGTCTATTTATTTATACAGCTAGGAACAGTCCCTAGTTACAATTTGTTTTGATGACGTGAGATCTCTTTCTATCTATACATGAGTACAAATCAATCTAAAGCAGATCTCTGGATCGGTTGACAAATACATGAGATATATTTCCTATCTAACAGCCTCCCTCAATCACAACTTGATCGGGTTGAGATTGTTCTTGAAGTTTGCTAGATCTCAAGCTGATAGAGATTTCGTGAATCCATCTGCCACTTGAACCTTTGAGGCAACAAATCATATATCCAACAATTTCCTTGCTACTCTTTCTCTCACAAAATGGAAGTATATCtcaatatgcttagttctagCATGGAACATTAGGTTTGCAGAGGGATAAGTAGCTCCTAAGTTATCACACCAAAGACATGGTACCTGAGTTGAAAAGACTCCAAGTTCTCGTAACAATGATTGGACACAAATAATCTCTGTTGTTGCATTAGCTAAGGCCTTACTCAGCCTCAGTGCTTGATCTAGATACTTTGGGTTGTTTTCTGTCACTCCATGAAATTAGACTTGGTCCAAAAAATACTGCAAAGCCTACAGATGATCTCCTATCATCCAAGCACCCTCCCAGTCTGCATAAGAAAAAGCACTCACCAAAGAAAATGCAAATTTTCTTATAGACAATCCAAACTCCAAAGTTTGCCTTATATATCTTAAAATACGTTTAACTGTTGTCCAGTGCATAGTAAGGAGCATGTAAATACTGACATACTTtattaatagaaaataatatatctGGTCTTGTGATTATCAAATATTAAAGAGCCCCTACAATGCTCCTGTACCTTGTGCTACCTTCAGCACTTGGGGATCACCAACTTGCCCAGACAATTTTTCTGAGACTGAAGTGTTGGAGCGGGTTTACAATCTTTCATGCCCACACAAGTTAGCAATTCTAAAGCAATTTTTTTCTTATGATAACAAAATTCCACCATAATCTTTCTTGACTTCTATGCCCAGGGAGAAATGTGGATCTCTTAGATCTTTTAGTGCAAAATCACTGCTTAGATCCTTCAATAATGCATAAGtggcctcccttgatgaaccagtcacaataatatcatcaacatagatgAGAACAAATATAATTATGCCAGACTTGTTATATATAAAAAGTGGTATGTCGGCCTTTGATGGTATAAAACCAAGATCCTGTAATTTTTCACTTAACTGAGAATACCATACTATAGAGACTTTTTTTAATCCATAAATTGTCTTGTCAAGTCCGCATACATGATGAGGAGCATGAAGATTAACATAGCCTAGTGGTTGTTTTATGTAAACCTCCTCTTCCAAAATACCATGAAGAAACGCATTTTGTACATCCAACTGCCTGAAACTCCATCCTCTTGACACAGTAATAGATAAAACAAGACGGATAGCCACAACTTTAACTACTGAACTAAATGTATCTTCATAATCTATGCCATACCTTTGTTTAAATTCCTTTTCTACTAATCTGGCCTTATATCTTTCAATTGTGCTATTTGCTTTCTTTTTGATCCTGTATACCCATTTGCAATCAATCAAATTTTTACCTTGTTGCGGAGGTACAAGATGccaagttttatttttcataagTGCACTATATTCATCATCCATTACCTTCTTCCATCTTCGGCCATGTAATGCTTCATGAAGATGACTTGGTTCTCTTGTTGAACTGAACATGCCATATCTTATTTGACCATCAGTAAAGAATTTAGGTTTAAATATACCACTTTGTAGTCGGGTCTTCGGTCTGTGATTAAAAGCTTGCAAATTCTAATGATCCTGCACATGTGCATGCGGTGATGCTGGAGTAGTGAGCAGTGGAGACGCTGGCGTAGAGGATCTAGAGGCAGCTGACTCCAAGGTGGATTATTGGCCCAGTTGTGCTCCATCTAGCCAACTAGAAGGTGAGCCTATTCCAACAGTCGGACTCCCAGGCGCCAGAGAATCGCCGTAAAAATTAGTGCCACCCTGGGAGTTAGTCGCATCAGCAGAGGCAGGCGAACCAACCTCGATGGGCACGCCAGGAGTGCCATGAGCTAAAGGTGTTATTTCATGTACCATTTGACGCTGTATTTGAACCAAATCTTCACCATTTGATACCAGATTTTCTCCTGAGATCTGCATGTTGTCATCACTATCAACAATATTAGGATGTATAGACATTTGATCAGTGCAATATTCACCCCCTTGATCAAATACCGAATTATTAGTCAAATgggaaggaagaaggagaattTCCTTGCGGAGATGAGCGCCAGCGTTGGGATGAAGCTtagagaaaggaaaaactgaCTCATCAAACACCACATCTCTAGATATATAGACAGGACCAGAAGAGATGTTAAGACATTTAAAAACTTTGTGAAGAGGACTATAACCAAGAAAGATACATTGCTTAGAGTGTAAGGCCAATTTTTTGGGATTGTAGGGTCTAAGATTTGGCCAACAGGCATAATCAAATATTCGAATAGACGTGTAATCTGGTTTTTGCTTGAGTAAGCACTCAACCGGAGTTTGGAAGTCAATGGCTTTGCTCGGCAACAAATTTATAAGATGTGTTGCGGTAAGGAAAGCTTCGTCCCAAAATTTTAGAGGCATGGATGCATTTGCTAGAAGAGCTAGTCCCATCTCAACTATGTGTCTATGTTTTCTTTTTGCAGCTCCATTTTGTTGATAAGCATGAGGACATGACACGTGATGAGTTATTCCAATCTTTTGGAAGAAGGCATTTATTTCTCATATTTACCACCACAATCAGTTTGCATGGTGATGATTTTAGTGCCAAATTTTTGCTCAACAAGATTTTAAAAATTGtggaaaatatgaaacaaatcaGATCCAAGTGTATTTGCTATATTCAGCAATAAAGCTCACATAGTAAACATGTCTTCCAATAGAAATTGGGGCAAATCcccaaacataaaaaaaaagctCCAAGGGAGAAGAAGACACACTTGTAGATGTAGGATAAGGCAATTATGACTCTTAGCCCTTTGACAGGAATCACAAATTGACTCAACACTAGTTTCACCCAAACAAGAGATATCATTATTCTTAATAATTCGATGAATAATAGGAAAAGCAGGATGACCTAGTCTATTGTGCCACTTTGCTAGAGACGGCTTGGTGGCGCTATAGACCTGTTTATTCATTCTTGGACCTGAAAAAGATGAACCTACGGGATAAAGGCCTCCTTCACATCTATCTCGAAGAATTATTTTCTTCGTTGCTTGATCCTTGATCAAAAAGAAATTAGGGTGAAACTCAAGATAAGCTTTATTGCTAGTGGCTAAACGGTGAACAAAGACAAGATTCTTTTTGGTACTATGAACATGAAGAACATTATTAAGATGAAGATTACGAGTAGGGGCATGAATAATTGACTAACCAACATGTCTAATTCTCATACCTGCACCATTCGCAGTATGAACTTGATCATGACCATTGTACTTATATCTGATCGTCAACTTTTCTAACTCTCCGGTGATGTGATTTGTGGCACCGGTGTTGGTATACCAATTTGTATCCACACCATAGGATGTCACGACCGCCCTTGCGACCTTCTCCTCTGGTTGGAAACTAGGGTCAAAGTGCTTCCAATAATTGAATGCGATGTGCCCTGATTTGTTACACAACTGGCAGGTAAGCCTTTGTCCGGAGCTCTGGCCTCCTTGCTTTGGTGCCCCGTTGCTATTGTTGCGGCTGCCACTACATCCACGTCCGCGGCAACTGCCACCATGTCCTTCACAGCCTCATGAGTTGAAACTGTTGCGTCCTCTGGATGCTGAGTTGGCAGAGGTTTGAAATTGCCCTCCAATGCCAGGCCCCTGAAGAAGCTCAAGGCGTGTATCATAGGAGAGCATCTGAGCATATAGATCACTCAGAGAGATGGGGTCTATTCTACCGACGATGGAGGAGACAAGTGGGTTGTAATCCATATCCAACCCTGCAAGAATATAAGAAACCATCTCCTCCTCGTCAAGCTTATTCCCTACAATGGTGAGCTCATCACCTAGGCCCTTCATCTTATTGAAGTAGGCTGCAGTTGTCATTGATCCCTTCTGAGTGGTGGCAAGGGCGATCCTGATATTGGTCACCCAAGCACGAGATTGAGAGGAAAACATGTCCTCTATTGTAGTCCAGACTTCAGATGCAGTTGTCATCGTGGCAACCTGCATAAGAACCTCCTTTGACAAAGAGTTCAGCAGGTAGCCAAGAACTTGTTGATATTGGACGATCCATTGGATGTACGCCAGATTGGTCACCGTCTGGACATCCTTGCTGGTGGTCTTGTTATCCACCATGCTGTCCTTGATGACGGTGATGGTCTTCTCATGCGCAACAACCAAcccatcaaggaagttggtcaAAAGAGCACCACGAAGGGCCGAAATGACCTACGCCTTCCACAGAAGATAGTTCTCCTGACTTAATTTCTCGAAGATAGGAGGACCGAGATGAGTAGATGTAGATGAGGAAGATGACGCTATGGTAGTTGGATTTGTTTTGTGGAAGAAATGCTCTGATAccatgaaataatttttttaagaaagcgTTAAACCCTCTCGGATCGCATCTATTTATTTATACAGCAACGAACAGCCCCTAGTGTGGCAGTtacaatttattttaattatgtgAGATCTCTTTCTATCTATAGATGAGTACAAATCAATCTATAGAAGATCTCTGGATCGGTTGACAAATACATGAGATATATTTCCTATCTAATACATTTCTCTAAATATGTAGATCGTTACTTGACCAGCTTAACCAACTTGCAAGTTTAAACATCACTTGACTGATTAAGCCCTTGTATGCCAGCCTCAACAAGTCACCGTGAACAAATCGATCTGGCCCTGTTGAGCCCAAAGCCCCAAATCCTGTCTTGCACAGGTTGGGCTTAGGTACATAAAAGCCCAAAATGAGCTAATCCGAGTTTTGCACTTGGACTTTTGTGTGATAAGCATTTCAAAGGTCATTGTTCGTACACGATTGTCTAGCACGTTTAGAGGGCGACTAAATGCTAGTCGAGAGCTTGACATCTAGTTTAGTCATGACTTAGTGTCCTATCTAGATATGTCTAAGGGAATGTCTAGTTGATAATcagctatttttcttttgaaatgcAGTCAAATTTCTCAGCCAATAGGGAAATAACATGTAATCAAGCACGCTTTTTACATAAAAAAACTGACAGAAATAATTTTTATTGCAATCACGAACAATCAGTAAAAGATATTTGATACTTGACTGATTATTTTAAGGTTTCAATCAACTTTTTGGCTGCACCATCATACATAGTGAGCTccatatatttttgacatgtAGGTAGTGCATGTGACATCCCATTTGTAGTAAGTGGCACCCAATTTAGACCTTTTTGGAATTTGTACAAGTCCCTCTCAAT is part of the Phragmites australis chromosome 12, lpPhrAust1.1, whole genome shotgun sequence genome and harbors:
- the LOC133886757 gene encoding uncharacterized protein LOC133886757: MLPGVELARRRRVHYHGDVAAGEHHHHGSHAQYHHHPGGVAGPALAARIRLEEKLRGAGPPSLSRWSRLIRERDGRATSRHRNRQEQQQQEDILATGAELWPPPPPPPNPAILEEAAASTGRRAELRRTLSKVDLCAVCLDEVRERQQRVTRLPCSHKYHSECVLPWLAIQPDCPCCRTLVPSVDTLS